The Candidatus Hydrogenedentota bacterium genome contains the following window.
GCACTATCGTTCCTCTCTCCGCGCTGTTCCACACGTCGCTTCAGCCCGCGCGGGGGATTAGTGGGCGTGACCGTGGCTGGTGTCGTCGGGGTTTCCGAAGCGCACGCCGACAATTTCTTCATACGCGCGGTCGCCCAGTGTTACCCGGACGCGGATCGTGTCATCGATCCCTTCGCCCGGCTTCAGGTCCTTTAGCGTAATGTCGAGAATGGCCTCGGTCGACAGCGAACCCGGCTTGGGTTCGGCATGTACGTGCGGATTGTCGGTTCGGATATTGTCCAGGGTAATGGCGGCTTCCCCGAAGAAGGTGACCTGAGCGCGCAAGGCTCCGCCGGGGCCCTCCGGCTTAAACATTGCCCGTTCGGGATAGACGGGCATCACGCGGTAGGGGGCCTTTACGCTGCCCTCGAAGATGAAATGGTGACGCTGGAATCGCGGCACGTTCGTATGCAGGAGCACATACCGCTTGAAGGGCCCCGCTGGCAAATCGGGTCCGACGGTGAACACAAGGTCATATTCGGCCTTGTCCGGAGATTGCCAGTCCGTTTCCGGAACGGGCGCAATTTCGCCAGCAATTCCCGGTATTTTTGGATTTGCGGCGCCCTGGGTGAGGGGCTCCAGCTGGCTGAGGGTGATCGGATTGTCCTGCAACTGGCGGAAGCGAATCGTCCTGGTTTCCGTGGCGCCCTTCTGAATCTCGCCCAGGTTGATTTCATCCATATCGAGTTCGTACTCTGGCTCGACACGGGCCGTTACGCCCACTTCGGTCATCATGTTGCGCGGATCGGTGGACGTGATTGTAAGCACTTTTCGGGAGAAGAATCCGGGAATCCGGAAGGGGTCAATCACGATGTCGATGTGGCCTTCGCCGCCCGGCGGGACGACGCCTCCCTCGGGAGGGATGAGGCCCTGCGTACACGCGCACGTCGTGTCTATGCGCGTGATCTTGAGCGGCATCTTGCCGTCATTGTAGATCTTGAACTGGGTACGGTAGAGGCGGTCGTTGGGAACCACGCCGACATCGAGTTCGTTGGTTTCAACGCGAATCTTGGCAACGGCGTCTTCCATGTTCTGATCGACGGGCGGCATGGTGCCATCCACCTCGCCCGTTACGCTGGACTGGCGAATCGAGTTTACAAAATCCTCGTCGGACTGGTAGCCGCCACTTCCGCAACCCGGCCCCAGCATCGCGACGCCCAGGAGGGCCAACAGAGGGATTTCCCGGAAACTTCCTGTCTTACGCATGAGATTACTCCGATTTGAAACGAACGCCGTACTTCTTTTCCGATTCCTCAAGTGAAGCGGAGAGGCGCTCGTAATACTCGTCCGTTACGGTGACGTCCACTTCAATGCCCAGCAGCAGCGCCCCGACGACGGGCTCGTACATGGGCATGATCAGGCGGGCCCCGGGACACTCCCGGTGCACCACCATTCGCAATGCGTCCGCCAGAACGGGGCTTCGTCCCTGGAAGACGCTCCCCGCCATTACCACGTCGAATTCGTCGCGTTCCATGGCGAGCTGGCGGATGGCGGCGGTGACCATCTGGCCCAGATAGCGGCCACCCCACTCCAGAATATCACACGCGATGGCGTCCCCTTCCCAGGCCGCGTCGAAGACCAGCTTGGCCATCGGCTGGAGGTCCTGGTAGGTGAGCTTGCCGTAGTACATCTGGTGGAAGAGCTCGTCCACATCGGCGCAGCCGGCGCGCGCGACGAATTTATCGGTGAGGAGGGTGGGGCCCGTGATTCCGTCCCGGGCGCGGAACACGGCCTTCAGGCCGTGGATCCCGATGGAGGAACCGCTGACCCGATCGCCGAAGTCTTCGCTGATCCCGCCGACGCGCGTCTCCTGGCCATCCCGGTTCACCCCGGCGCAAACGCATCCCGTGCCGCAGGCGATAACGACGCCGAAGGGGTCGCGCGTCCCGCCGCGCAGCCCGCCAAAGGAATCGTTTCGAAAGACGCGGCGAATGGACCCAAACAGCGGCGTGAAGAGCTCGC
Protein-coding sequences here:
- a CDS encoding DUF1573 domain-containing protein; protein product: MRKTGSFREIPLLALLGVAMLGPGCGSGGYQSDEDFVNSIRQSSVTGEVDGTMPPVDQNMEDAVAKIRVETNELDVGVVPNDRLYRTQFKIYNDGKMPLKITRIDTTCACTQGLIPPEGGVVPPGGEGHIDIVIDPFRIPGFFSRKVLTITSTDPRNMMTEVGVTARVEPEYELDMDEINLGEIQKGATETRTIRFRQLQDNPITLSQLEPLTQGAANPKIPGIAGEIAPVPETDWQSPDKAEYDLVFTVGPDLPAGPFKRYVLLHTNVPRFQRHHFIFEGSVKAPYRVMPVYPERAMFKPEGPGGALRAQVTFFGEAAITLDNIRTDNPHVHAEPKPGSLSTEAILDITLKDLKPGEGIDDTIRVRVTLGDRAYEEIVGVRFGNPDDTSHGHAH
- a CDS encoding ATPase, giving the protein MAFYLGLDAGGTKTFCLIGDETGQIRGFGRGGTGNYEGYGVDAARREIETAVNQALSEAGLTMSDISGIGMGVAGADIPDDFVMLERELFTPLFGSIRRVFRNDSFGGLRGGTRDPFGVVIACGTGCVCAGVNRDGQETRVGGISEDFGDRVSGSSIGIHGLKAVFRARDGITGPTLLTDKFVARAGCADVDELFHQMYYGKLTYQDLQPMAKLVFDAAWEGDAIACDILEWGGRYLGQMVTAAIRQLAMERDEFDVVMAGSVFQGRSPVLADALRMVVHRECPGARLIMPMYEPVVGALLLGIEVDVTVTDEYYERLSASLEESEKKYGVRFKSE